In Candidatus Binataceae bacterium, a single genomic region encodes these proteins:
- the nuoB gene encoding NADH-quinone oxidoreductase subunit NuoB produces MSMRANDEAGQGEAVILGDAAVLTRMDKAVAWARKFSIFPYPFATACCAMEYMSLSMTPYDIDRFGALLPRFTPRQADLLMVIGTVTMRQAPILRRVYDQMAEPKWVMAFGACASTGGFYDNYATLPGIDRIVPVDVYVPGCPPRPEAVLDALMALQRKIQGQKQKLGPGRAA; encoded by the coding sequence GTCGATGCGAGCGAACGACGAAGCAGGCCAGGGCGAGGCGGTGATACTCGGCGATGCCGCCGTGCTTACACGGATGGACAAGGCGGTGGCGTGGGCGCGCAAGTTTTCGATTTTTCCCTATCCGTTCGCGACCGCCTGCTGTGCGATGGAATACATGTCGCTTTCGATGACGCCTTACGACATCGATCGCTTCGGCGCGCTGCTGCCGCGCTTTACGCCGCGCCAGGCCGACCTGCTGATGGTGATCGGCACGGTCACGATGCGCCAGGCGCCGATCCTGCGCCGGGTATACGATCAAATGGCCGAACCCAAGTGGGTGATGGCCTTCGGCGCGTGCGCCTCCACCGGCGGCTTCTATGACAACTACGCGACGCTCCCCGGCATCGACCGCATCGTCCCGGTTGACGTTTACGTCCCGGGATGTCCGCCGCGGCCCGAGGCCGTGCTCGACGCCCTGATGGCGCTGCAGCGCAAGATCCAGGGCCAGAAGCAGAAGCTCGGCCCCGGCCGGGCCGCCTGA